A stretch of Rhodoferax potami DNA encodes these proteins:
- the queA gene encoding tRNA preQ1(34) S-adenosylmethionine ribosyltransferase-isomerase QueA, with protein sequence MSLPTSDAQRVFTLSDFDFELPEALIAQHPATERSGSRLLDGTGDTSVDRIFKDLPGLLRAGDLLVFNDTKVINARLFGEKTTGGKVELLIERVLGGNQVAAHMRVSKKPEVGATIKMTCAPGQEDGLCATLLGRWPNVDGPIYRFVLSNDRGDDPYTLMERHGHVPLPPYITHSDSPEDVQRYQTVFAKNPGAVAAPTAALHFDEGVFAQLDAMGVHRAHVTLHVGAGTFQPVKTENIAEHQMHSEWYNVPTETQEAIAACKARGGRIVAVGTTSVRTLESWAKTGIASGDTNIFITPGFEFKLVDVLVTNFHLPKSSLMMLVSAFTGYDHVMGLYRDAIARGYRFFSYGDSMLLTRR encoded by the coding sequence ATGTCTTTGCCTACTTCTGACGCGCAACGCGTCTTCACCCTCAGCGACTTCGACTTTGAACTCCCCGAAGCACTGATTGCCCAACACCCCGCTACAGAACGCAGTGGCTCCCGATTGCTGGACGGCACGGGTGACACCTCGGTAGACCGCATCTTCAAAGACCTGCCCGGCCTGCTGCGTGCGGGCGATTTGCTGGTGTTCAACGACACCAAGGTCATCAACGCCCGCCTCTTCGGTGAAAAAACCACCGGCGGCAAGGTGGAACTGCTCATCGAGCGGGTGCTGGGCGGCAACCAGGTGGCAGCCCACATGCGGGTCAGCAAAAAGCCCGAGGTGGGCGCCACCATCAAAATGACCTGCGCGCCCGGCCAGGAAGACGGGCTTTGCGCCACCCTGCTGGGCCGCTGGCCGAATGTGGATGGGCCGATTTACCGCTTTGTCCTGAGCAACGACCGGGGCGATGACCCTTACACGCTCATGGAGCGCCACGGCCATGTGCCCCTGCCGCCCTACATCACCCACAGCGACTCACCGGAGGATGTGCAGCGCTACCAGACGGTGTTTGCCAAGAACCCCGGCGCGGTCGCCGCGCCCACTGCGGCCCTCCACTTTGACGAGGGTGTGTTTGCGCAGCTCGATGCCATGGGCGTACACCGTGCGCATGTGACGCTGCATGTGGGCGCTGGCACCTTCCAGCCGGTCAAAACCGAGAATATCGCCGAGCACCAGATGCACAGCGAGTGGTACAACGTGCCCACAGAAACCCAGGAAGCGATTGCCGCCTGCAAGGCACGTGGCGGGCGCATAGTGGCGGTGGGCACCACCAGTGTGCGCACACTGGAGAGCTGGGCCAAGACAGGCATTGCCAGTGGCGACACCAACATCTTCATCACCCCCGGCTTTGAGTTCAAGCTTGTCGATGTGCTGGTCACCAACTTCCACCTGCCCAAGAGCAGCCTGATGATGCTGGTGAGCGCCTTCACCGGCTATGACCATGTGATGGGCCTGTACCGCGACGCGATTGCGCGCGGCTACCGCTTCTTCAGCTATGGCGATTCCATGCTGCTGACGCGGAGGTAG
- a CDS encoding Bug family tripartite tricarboxylate transporter substrate binding protein, whose protein sequence is MKQWIAPLAVVATLLGSAVSAPAYAQTAAYPSKPIRLVIPFPPGGGTDILSRLVANKLTENFQWTVVPDNKAGAGGTIGIAEAIKAAPTGYDMVMGQKDNLVVAPWLYGNLPWDPTKDLVPVAHVAYTPVVIATAANSKFKTLADVVAAAKAAPDTITYGSPGNGTTIHLAGNLFEKAAKVDIRHIPYKGSNPALMDALAGNVDLLVSSVPSAIAQIKAGKLRALAVTSAARSTSLPDVPTVAESGYKDFDVSTWYGLFMPAGTPANVVTLVNSKVNELLATAEFKAAIHAQGAEPQAMKPEQFGNLLKTDYAKWKGIVQASGAKVE, encoded by the coding sequence ATGAAACAATGGATTGCACCGCTGGCCGTCGTGGCCACCCTGCTGGGCAGCGCCGTCAGCGCCCCCGCTTACGCCCAAACCGCGGCCTACCCGTCCAAGCCCATCCGCTTGGTTATTCCCTTCCCGCCTGGAGGCGGCACCGACATCCTCTCCCGCCTGGTGGCGAACAAGTTGACCGAAAACTTCCAGTGGACCGTGGTGCCCGACAACAAGGCAGGTGCCGGCGGCACCATCGGCATTGCCGAAGCCATCAAAGCCGCGCCCACAGGGTATGACATGGTTATGGGCCAGAAAGACAACCTGGTCGTGGCCCCCTGGCTCTACGGCAACCTGCCCTGGGACCCGACCAAAGACTTGGTGCCCGTGGCCCACGTGGCCTACACCCCGGTGGTGATTGCCACCGCCGCCAACTCCAAGTTCAAGACGCTGGCGGACGTGGTCGCCGCTGCCAAAGCCGCACCTGACACCATTACCTACGGCTCACCCGGCAACGGCACCACCATTCACCTCGCGGGCAACCTGTTCGAAAAGGCTGCCAAGGTCGATATCCGCCACATCCCCTACAAAGGCTCCAACCCCGCACTGATGGACGCACTGGCCGGCAATGTGGATTTGTTGGTGTCCTCTGTACCCTCGGCGATTGCCCAGATCAAGGCGGGCAAATTGCGCGCCTTGGCAGTGACCTCTGCCGCCCGCAGCACCTCGCTGCCCGATGTGCCCACCGTGGCCGAGTCCGGCTACAAAGACTTTGATGTGAGCACCTGGTACGGCCTTTTCATGCCCGCCGGCACGCCCGCCAACGTGGTCACCTTGGTGAACAGCAAGGTCAATGAGCTGCTCGCCACCGCTGAATTCAAGGCCGCCATCCACGCCCAAGGGGCAGAGCCGCAGGCCATGAAGCCCGAGCAATTCGGAAACCTGCTGAAAACGGACTACGCAAAGTGGAAGGGCATTGTCCAGGCCTCCGGCGCCAAGGTGGAGTAG
- the recG gene encoding ATP-dependent DNA helicase RecG, with protein sequence MPEVKPKTESQKALEKLGLRRDIDLALHLPLRYEDETRIVKLSDVRDSYPVQIEATVTHQEVTYRPRRQLIVTVDDGTDTCTLRFFSFYGSQQKALAVGNTVRVRGEVKGGFLGRTMLHPSFKAAGGDLPTALTPVYPTVAGLPQAYLRKAVLSGLARADLSDTFAPGDLEWLQHRQHQNHQQPLWTLRDALQFLHHPTPDVSIDTLMDHSHPAWQRLKAEELLAQQLSQLQSRRERAALKAPQLQAVEGSTLHARLLAALPFGLTNAQQRVGEEIARDMARRIPMHRLLQGDVGAGKTVVAALAAAICMDAGWQCALMAPTEILAEQHFRKLLGWLEPLGITTAWLTGTQKAKERRAMLALIESGEAQLVVGTHAIIQDKVKFKNLALAIIDEQHRFGVAQRLALRNKLHHEDMEPHLLMMTATPIPRTLAMSYYADLDVSTLDELPPGRTPIVTKVVNDARRDEVIERIRAQISQGRQVYWVCPLIEESEALDLSNATQTHADLAEALQGATRADGQPVLIGLLHSRMHVDDKKAVMGAFTAGLMSVLVSTTVIEVGVDVPNASLMVIEHAERFGLSQLHQLRGRVGRGAAASACVLLYSTGDAPRLGEAARERLKAMAETNDGFEIARRDLEIRGPGEFLGARQSGEAMLRFADLSVDVDLLEWAKAEAPMLLDTYPHLAAKHVARWLGGKAEFLKA encoded by the coding sequence ATGCCTGAAGTCAAGCCCAAAACCGAGTCGCAAAAAGCCCTCGAAAAGCTGGGCCTGCGCCGGGATATCGACCTCGCCTTGCACCTGCCCCTGCGTTACGAAGACGAAACCCGCATCGTCAAGCTCAGCGATGTTCGCGACAGCTACCCGGTCCAGATTGAGGCCACGGTCACGCACCAGGAGGTGACCTACCGGCCGCGCCGCCAACTTATCGTGACGGTGGACGATGGCACCGACACCTGCACCCTCCGTTTCTTTAGCTTCTATGGCTCGCAGCAAAAGGCGCTCGCGGTAGGCAACACGGTGCGGGTGCGCGGCGAAGTCAAGGGCGGCTTTCTGGGACGCACCATGTTGCACCCCAGCTTCAAGGCCGCCGGTGGCGACCTGCCCACGGCGCTCACACCGGTGTACCCCACGGTGGCAGGCTTGCCCCAGGCCTACCTGCGCAAGGCGGTGCTCTCCGGCCTGGCGCGTGCCGATTTGAGCGACACCTTTGCGCCCGGGGACTTGGAGTGGCTGCAGCACCGCCAGCATCAAAACCACCAGCAGCCCTTGTGGACCCTGCGCGACGCGCTACAGTTTTTGCACCACCCCACGCCGGATGTGTCGATCGACACTCTGATGGACCACAGCCACCCCGCGTGGCAACGGCTCAAGGCCGAGGAGCTGTTGGCCCAGCAACTCAGCCAGCTGCAAAGCCGGCGCGAGCGGGCGGCGCTTAAGGCCCCGCAGCTGCAGGCGGTGGAGGGCAGCACCTTGCATGCCCGGCTGCTGGCGGCCCTGCCTTTCGGTCTGACGAATGCGCAACAACGCGTGGGTGAAGAAATTGCCCGCGACATGGCGCGCCGCATCCCCATGCACCGCTTACTGCAAGGCGATGTGGGTGCCGGCAAAACGGTGGTCGCCGCCTTGGCCGCCGCGATCTGCATGGATGCGGGCTGGCAATGCGCCCTGATGGCGCCCACCGAAATCTTGGCCGAGCAGCACTTCCGCAAGCTGCTGGGCTGGCTGGAGCCCTTGGGCATCACCACCGCCTGGCTCACCGGCACCCAAAAGGCCAAAGAGCGCCGGGCCATGCTGGCCCTGATCGAGAGTGGTGAAGCGCAGTTGGTGGTGGGCACCCACGCCATCATCCAGGACAAGGTGAAGTTCAAGAACCTGGCCCTGGCCATCATCGACGAGCAGCACCGCTTCGGCGTGGCGCAACGCCTAGCGCTGCGCAACAAGCTGCACCATGAGGATATGGAACCTCATTTGCTGATGATGACGGCGACGCCGATTCCGCGCACGCTGGCGATGAGCTACTACGCGGACCTTGATGTCTCTACCCTCGATGAGCTGCCCCCCGGGCGCACGCCCATCGTCACCAAGGTGGTGAATGATGCGCGGCGCGACGAAGTGATAGAGCGCATCCGCGCCCAGATCAGCCAAGGCCGGCAGGTCTACTGGGTGTGCCCGCTGATTGAAGAGAGCGAGGCGCTGGACCTGAGCAATGCCACCCAGACCCACGCGGACTTGGCCGAGGCTCTGCAGGGTGCTACCCGCGCGGACGGCCAGCCGGTGCTGATCGGGCTGCTGCACTCGCGCATGCATGTGGATGACAAAAAGGCCGTCATGGGCGCCTTCACCGCGGGGCTGATGTCGGTGCTGGTGAGCACGACGGTCATTGAAGTGGGTGTGGACGTGCCCAACGCCTCGCTGATGGTGATTGAACATGCCGAGCGTTTCGGCCTTAGCCAACTGCATCAGTTACGCGGGCGTGTGGGGCGGGGTGCCGCGGCATCGGCTTGTGTGCTGCTTTACTCCACCGGCGATGCGCCGCGGCTGGGCGAGGCAGCCAGGGAACGGCTGAAGGCCATGGCCGAGACCAATGACGGGTTTGAGATCGCCCGCCGTGACCTTGAGATCCGCGGCCCCGGTGAGTTTTTGGGCGCCCGGCAGAGCGGCGAGGCCATGCTGCGCTTTGCAGACCTCTCGGTCGATGTGGATTTGCTGGAGTGGGCCAAAGCCGAGGCGCCCATGCTGCTCGACACCTATCCCCATCTTGCGGCCAAGCATGTGGCGCGCTGGTTGGGTGGCAAGGCTGAGTTTCTCAAGGCCTGA
- the argS gene encoding arginine--tRNA ligase, which produces MLTVKHELLQALAACLEKLSPGAGPKAAFESPKVAAHGDFATTAAMQLAKPLKMNPRQLAETLRTELLATPVYQQWVQDVEIAGPGFINIRLKPAAKQEVVREVLGQGLRFGYQADSGKPVLVEFVSANPTGPLHVGHGRQAALGDAICNLFATQGYKVHREFYYNDAGVQIETLTKSTQLRAKGFKPGDTCWPTDPDNPESKAFYNGDYIQEIANDFLACATVKADDREFTANGDVDDYDNIRQFAVAYLRNEQDKDLQAFNLHFDQYYLESSLYTSGRVEAAVNKLVSNGKTYEQDGALWLKSTDYGDDKDRVMRKKDGTYTYFVPDVAYHIAKWERGFSKVVNIQGTDHHGTIARVRAGLQAADVGIPQGYPDYVLHTMVRVVKGGEEVKISKRAGSYVTLRDLIEWTSKDAVRFFLLSRKPDTEYTFDVDLAVAKNNDNPVYYVQYAHARICSVLASWGGDVALLKGVDLSALESPQAQALMLLLAKFPEMLTAATEGEAPHDVTFYLRELAASYHSYYDAERILVDDEAVKLARLALVAATAQVLHNGLAVLGVSAPQKM; this is translated from the coding sequence ATGCTTACTGTCAAACACGAACTTCTGCAGGCGCTGGCCGCCTGCCTTGAAAAACTGTCTCCCGGAGCCGGCCCCAAGGCCGCCTTCGAGTCGCCCAAGGTGGCGGCCCATGGCGATTTCGCCACCACGGCGGCCATGCAATTGGCCAAGCCGCTCAAGATGAATCCGCGCCAGCTTGCCGAAACCCTGCGCACGGAGCTACTGGCCACCCCGGTGTACCAACAGTGGGTGCAAGACGTTGAAATTGCCGGCCCCGGCTTTATCAACATTCGCCTGAAGCCAGCTGCCAAGCAGGAAGTGGTGCGCGAAGTGCTGGGCCAAGGCTTGCGCTTTGGCTACCAGGCGGACAGCGGCAAGCCGGTGTTGGTGGAGTTTGTGTCGGCGAACCCGACCGGTCCGTTGCACGTGGGCCACGGCCGCCAGGCGGCGCTGGGCGACGCTATCTGCAACCTGTTTGCCACCCAAGGCTACAAGGTGCACCGCGAGTTTTATTACAACGACGCCGGCGTGCAAATCGAAACGCTCACCAAGAGCACCCAACTGCGCGCCAAGGGCTTCAAGCCGGGCGACACCTGCTGGCCCACCGACCCCGATAACCCGGAGAGCAAGGCGTTTTACAACGGCGATTACATCCAGGAAATTGCCAACGATTTTTTGGCCTGTGCGACCGTCAAGGCAGACGACCGCGAGTTCACCGCCAATGGCGATGTGGACGATTACGACAACATCCGCCAGTTTGCGGTGGCCTACTTGCGCAACGAGCAGGACAAAGACCTGCAGGCCTTCAATCTGCACTTTGACCAGTACTACCTCGAGTCCAGCCTGTACACCAGCGGCCGTGTCGAAGCGGCGGTGAACAAGTTGGTATCCAACGGCAAAACTTATGAGCAGGACGGCGCGCTGTGGCTCAAGAGCACCGACTACGGTGACGACAAAGACCGCGTCATGCGCAAGAAGGATGGCACCTACACCTACTTCGTGCCCGATGTGGCGTACCACATTGCCAAGTGGGAGCGTGGCTTCAGCAAAGTGGTGAACATCCAGGGCACCGACCACCACGGCACGATTGCCCGGGTGCGTGCCGGGCTGCAAGCGGCCGATGTCGGCATTCCCCAAGGCTACCCCGACTACGTGTTGCACACCATGGTGCGCGTGGTCAAGGGCGGTGAAGAGGTCAAGATCAGCAAGCGCGCCGGCAGCTATGTGACGCTGCGCGACCTGATTGAGTGGACCAGTAAAGATGCAGTGCGTTTCTTCCTGCTGAGCCGCAAGCCGGACACCGAATACACCTTCGATGTGGATTTGGCAGTGGCCAAAAACAACGACAACCCTGTCTACTACGTGCAGTACGCCCACGCACGCATTTGCTCGGTGCTGGCGAGCTGGGGTGGCGATGTGGCCCTGCTCAAGGGGGTTGACCTGTCTGCCCTCGAGAGCCCGCAAGCCCAGGCCCTGATGCTGCTGTTGGCAAAATTCCCCGAAATGCTGACCGCCGCTACTGAGGGCGAGGCGCCGCATGACGTGACCTTCTACCTGCGCGAATTGGCGGCCAGCTACCACAGCTACTACGATGCCGAGCGCATTCTGGTGGATGACGAGGCGGTCAAACTCGCGCGCCTGGCGCTGGTCGCTGCGACTGCGCAGGTGCTGCACAATGGCCTGGCGGTGCTGGGCGTGAGCGCTCCGCAGAAGATGTAA
- a CDS encoding SPOR domain-containing protein: MKNERGGTLVGFIVGVVVGLGAALAVAVYVTKVPVPFMNKSNSRSADQDAAETQKNKNWDPNAPMYGKNPVGAVPATSVPGLAASSPSAPSKVSEAKSPAVDAKTDAKSEAKSEAKTDTKADAKTAAKPDAKADPKASADPLGDLAKAKVAASESEVFSFWVQVGSFRTAEDAESQRAKLSLSGIETKISERELSGKPVFRVRVGPFEKKEDADKAKEKMDKAGLETALVRVQR; the protein is encoded by the coding sequence ATGAAGAACGAGCGTGGCGGAACCCTGGTCGGGTTCATCGTAGGCGTGGTGGTGGGCTTGGGCGCAGCGCTGGCGGTGGCGGTTTACGTCACCAAAGTGCCTGTGCCTTTTATGAACAAGAGCAACAGCCGCAGCGCCGACCAAGATGCTGCCGAGACCCAGAAAAACAAAAACTGGGACCCGAACGCGCCGATGTACGGCAAAAATCCGGTCGGGGCTGTGCCTGCTACCAGCGTGCCGGGACTGGCCGCTTCCAGCCCGAGTGCGCCGAGCAAAGTTTCTGAGGCGAAGTCGCCGGCTGTCGACGCCAAAACGGATGCCAAATCCGAAGCAAAGTCAGAAGCGAAGACAGATACCAAGGCCGATGCCAAAACAGCCGCCAAGCCGGATGCCAAAGCAGACCCCAAAGCCTCTGCCGATCCTTTGGGTGATCTGGCAAAGGCCAAGGTGGCAGCCTCAGAGTCGGAGGTGTTCTCTTTCTGGGTGCAGGTGGGCTCGTTCCGTACTGCCGAGGATGCAGAAAGCCAGCGTGCCAAGCTTTCGTTGAGCGGTATTGAAACCAAAATTTCTGAGCGCGAGCTATCGGGTAAACCGGTGTTCCGGGTCCGGGTCGGTCCTTTCGAGAAGAAAGAGGATGCGGACAAGGCCAAGGAAAAGATGGACAAAGCCGGTTTGGAAACAGCGCTGGTGCGCGTGCAGCGCTGA
- the ubiA gene encoding 4-hydroxybenzoate octaprenyltransferase: MRVKLSLYLDLIRWNRPAGWLLLLWPTLSALWLAHGGFPGWHLVVVFTLGTILMRSAGCCVNDVADREFDKHVKRTAQRPVTSGRISSREALAVGGVLAAAAFGLVLTTNAVTIAWSFAALAVALVYPYAKRYVSMPQAVLGVAFSFGIPMAYAAVRGDIPWQAWALLVGNLFWVLAYDTEYAMVDRDDDLRIGMKTSAITLGRWDVPAVMAFYLVYLALWSWLVLPELGAAWGWWLGVAGAAVQVVWHGTLIRDRSREGCFKAFRLNHWVGFSVFVGVLLSVGL; this comes from the coding sequence GTGCGCGTGAAACTCTCTCTTTATCTCGACCTGATCCGCTGGAACCGGCCTGCTGGCTGGCTGCTTCTCTTGTGGCCGACCTTGTCTGCCTTGTGGTTGGCCCATGGCGGGTTTCCGGGTTGGCATTTGGTGGTGGTGTTCACCTTGGGCACCATCTTGATGCGCAGTGCCGGCTGCTGCGTGAATGACGTGGCAGACCGGGAGTTTGACAAGCACGTCAAGCGCACTGCCCAGCGCCCGGTGACCAGTGGCCGTATTTCGAGCCGCGAGGCCCTGGCGGTAGGCGGTGTGCTGGCCGCAGCCGCTTTCGGCTTGGTGCTGACGACCAATGCCGTCACGATTGCATGGTCCTTCGCCGCGCTGGCGGTGGCCTTGGTCTACCCCTATGCCAAGCGCTATGTCTCGATGCCGCAGGCGGTGTTGGGCGTGGCGTTCAGCTTTGGCATACCCATGGCCTATGCGGCCGTGAGGGGTGATATTCCGTGGCAGGCTTGGGCGCTGTTGGTGGGGAACCTGTTTTGGGTGTTGGCCTATGACACCGAGTACGCCATGGTGGACCGGGACGACGACCTGCGCATCGGTATGAAAACCTCTGCCATCACCCTGGGGCGCTGGGATGTGCCCGCTGTGATGGCGTTTTATCTGGTCTACCTTGCCCTCTGGTCGTGGCTTGTGCTGCCCGAGTTGGGCGCTGCTTGGGGGTGGTGGCTGGGGGTTGCCGGGGCCGCAGTGCAAGTGGTTTGGCATGGCACGTTGATTCGTGACCGATCCCGCGAAGGCTGTTTCAAAGCCTTCCGTTTGAACCACTGGGTGGGTTTTTCAGTGTTTGTGGGCGTGTTGCTCAGCGTCGGGCTATAA
- a CDS encoding DMT family transporter encodes MVQTMVMRWQALQGNTRGVLLVIMAMLCWSVLDACNKQLMAQGLVPKQVLFLQASIVLCMLMPVWVATKGRVVRSRKPLIHVLRAGFIVTSAWCAAYAVSHLPLAEASAFLMTGSLFMLPLGVFFLGEKPHWLRWTGVAVGFGGVLVILQPGTGAFHPAALVALLGALMESMLGIVLKKYSGTEHPIAVLTWSQVACWLTFGLFTGFALPAVPANLWPLLPVVGMAAAGIYLGYFFAYRAGDASAVEAGSFSLLLFSPALGAMFFAETPDAAFWSGAGLLVCGIALVIIEPKGHAH; translated from the coding sequence ATGGTTCAAACAATGGTCATGCGCTGGCAAGCGCTGCAGGGCAATACCCGTGGGGTTTTGCTGGTCATCATGGCGATGTTGTGCTGGTCTGTGCTGGACGCCTGCAACAAGCAACTCATGGCCCAAGGGCTGGTGCCCAAGCAGGTGCTGTTTTTGCAAGCGTCCATTGTCTTGTGCATGCTGATGCCCGTATGGGTGGCGACAAAGGGGCGGGTGGTGCGCAGTCGCAAGCCCCTGATCCATGTGCTGCGGGCGGGCTTCATCGTCACCTCAGCCTGGTGCGCGGCCTACGCGGTCTCGCATTTGCCGCTGGCGGAGGCGAGTGCCTTTTTGATGACCGGCTCTCTCTTCATGTTGCCCTTGGGGGTGTTCTTTTTGGGGGAGAAGCCGCATTGGCTGCGCTGGACAGGCGTGGCTGTGGGCTTCGGCGGGGTGCTGGTGATTTTGCAGCCGGGCACGGGAGCCTTTCATCCGGCGGCATTGGTGGCTTTGCTCGGTGCGCTCATGGAGTCGATGCTGGGCATCGTCTTGAAAAAATACTCGGGCACCGAGCACCCGATCGCGGTGCTGACCTGGAGCCAGGTGGCATGTTGGCTCACGTTCGGGCTGTTTACCGGCTTTGCGCTTCCCGCAGTGCCTGCGAATTTGTGGCCCCTGTTGCCGGTGGTGGGCATGGCCGCGGCGGGGATTTACCTCGGTTATTTTTTCGCCTACCGGGCGGGCGATGCGTCGGCGGTGGAAGCGGGTAGTTTTTCCTTGCTGTTGTTCAGCCCGGCGCTGGGCGCGATGTTTTTTGCGGAGACGCCGGACGCTGCGTTTTGGAGCGGTGCAGGACTCTTGGTCTGCGGTATTGCGCTGGTCATCATCGAGCCCAAGGGCCATGCCCATTGA
- a CDS encoding LysR substrate-binding domain-containing protein, whose product MTLTELKYIVAVARERHFGKAADACFVSQPTLSVAVKKLEEELDCKLFERSANEVTVTPLGEEIVRQAQSVLEQAANIKDIAKRGKDPLAGPLKLGVIYTIAPYLLPALVRQVITKSPQMPLVLQENFTVKLLEMLRTGEIDCAILAEPFPDTGLALAPLYDEPFYAAVPAGHALAKQSSVTAEQLKSETMLLLGNGHCFRDHVLEVCPEFARFSSDAEGIRKSFEGSSLETIKHMVAAGMGMTLVPRLSVPKEALEPKKRGAEPGFVKYLPVLDAKPDGSPLPPPMRRVVLAWRRSFTRYEAIAALRNAIYSCELPGVTRLS is encoded by the coding sequence ATGACGCTGACAGAACTGAAATACATTGTGGCGGTGGCCCGTGAGCGGCACTTCGGCAAGGCAGCAGATGCCTGCTTTGTCTCGCAGCCCACGCTTTCCGTGGCGGTCAAAAAGCTCGAAGAGGAGCTGGACTGCAAGCTGTTTGAGCGCAGCGCCAACGAGGTGACGGTGACCCCGCTCGGCGAAGAAATTGTCCGGCAGGCCCAGAGTGTGCTGGAGCAGGCAGCCAACATCAAAGACATCGCCAAGCGAGGTAAAGACCCCTTGGCTGGCCCCCTCAAATTGGGGGTGATTTACACGATTGCGCCTTACCTGCTGCCAGCTTTGGTGCGGCAAGTCATCACCAAGAGCCCCCAAATGCCGCTGGTGCTGCAAGAGAACTTCACGGTGAAGCTACTCGAGATGCTCCGCACCGGAGAGATCGACTGCGCCATTCTGGCCGAGCCTTTTCCGGATACCGGCCTGGCGCTCGCGCCGCTCTATGACGAGCCCTTCTATGCGGCGGTACCCGCAGGGCACGCACTCGCCAAGCAAAGCTCGGTCACGGCGGAGCAACTTAAAAGCGAAACCATGTTGCTGCTGGGCAATGGCCATTGCTTCCGCGACCACGTGTTGGAGGTCTGCCCCGAGTTCGCGCGTTTTTCCAGCGATGCGGAGGGTATCCGCAAAAGTTTTGAAGGCTCGTCGCTGGAGACCATCAAGCACATGGTGGCTGCCGGCATGGGTATGACACTGGTGCCCCGCCTGAGTGTGCCCAAAGAGGCGCTGGAGCCCAAAAAGCGGGGTGCAGAGCCCGGGTTCGTCAAATACCTGCCGGTCCTGGATGCCAAGCCCGATGGCAGCCCGCTACCGCCGCCCATGCGCCGCGTGGTGCTGGCCTGGCGCCGCAGCTTTACCCGGTACGAGGCCATCGCCGCTCTGCGCAATGCCATCTACAGTTGTGAGCTGCCGGGTGTGACCCGTTTGTCTTGA
- a CDS encoding PsiF family protein codes for MKQLISYIALGLALAVGGAHAADEKAPTAQQGKMKTCNADAKTKDLKGDERKAFMKDCLSAKPAAAEGGKTAQQNKMKTCNADAKTKDLKGDDRKKFMSECLSAK; via the coding sequence ATGAAGCAACTGATTTCTTATATCGCTTTGGGTTTGGCTCTGGCCGTGGGCGGCGCGCATGCTGCAGACGAAAAGGCTCCGACAGCCCAGCAAGGCAAGATGAAGACCTGCAATGCCGATGCCAAGACAAAAGACCTCAAAGGCGATGAACGCAAAGCCTTCATGAAGGACTGCCTGAGCGCCAAGCCCGCCGCAGCTGAAGGCGGCAAAACCGCGCAGCAAAACAAGATGAAGACCTGTAATGCGGACGCCAAGACCAAAGACCTCAAGGGCGATGACCGCAAGAAGTTCATGAGCGAGTGCCTGAGCGCTAAGTAA